Sequence from the Thermocoleostomius sinensis A174 genome:
CGAATAGGGCAGTGGGACATGCGGCACAATATCATTATTGTTAACAAATCGAAAAACCTTGCCCTTGAGCGCTTGCCCTACATCGAAAACAAACACTAAATCACCAACTCTGGGTTGTCCAAACGTATAAACACCCTGAATATTAAGATGCTTGCGCTTCACCAAGGATGCTGCTGCAACGGTAGCTAAGGCTCCTCCCAAACTGTGTCCGGTGATGAATAAGGGTAGAGGAGCAGACCGATCGGCGTTCCATAGCCGAATCTGTTGAATGATGGGTGTTTCAATAGTATTCCAGGCCGCTTGAAACCCTGAATGCACCATTCCGATCGGCGGAGTGGTATCTTCGTCTAGGGGTTCCATCGACTGATGACAGGCAAAATTTTTCAGCTTGAATTTAAAGTTGGTGTGCCAATCTTTTCTTTCTTGGCTACCGCGAAAGGCCAATACAATACAGGAATCGGTTCTAAATAAAAATGCTTGCGTGTCGCGTTTGGCTTCGTCAAAGTACTGCGAACTGTCTGTGCCGATCCTCCAGCGTTGATGCGTGATTTCGTCAACATATGTTTCATCTTGATATATCAGATAAGCAGCCTTTGCCAAACTTAACGCCATTTGAATCAAGTGCCGATCGATCGATCGAGAACACGGGTACATGCCAACTATTGCCCCAAAGGACAGGTGCATCGAGTGTGCCGCTTGGCGTTTTTGAAAGGCATCATCCAGTTTTTTGAAATCATCTTCTTGATAGGGCGTTGGCAAAATTCGATAGCCAAACCGTTCAAATAACTGAATGACACCTGCAAACCCATATTCATGAATGTAGTTGTACAACTGATCATAGAATTTGGAAGCTCCAGGACGTTTGTAGTGGCGATCGGCAATTAAGCGAATCCAATAAATCATCCAAGGGCGAATTTCATTTACGGTAAACAGACCGGATTCTACAAAGTAACCAAAATGTTCTAATCCATTCAATAACTGATTAAACCAATCGCGTAATGTTGTTTCAATTTGATATCGTTCTAGCTCTTCTTCGGTCAGACATCCAGTTGCCTTCAGTGCATCAATTTCCTGCTTGCGAATGATTCGTTCTTTGTGGCTGGCCAACGCTGCACACAGTAGCTCATTGGTGACTTGAAAGACGACCTGCTTGTTGCCCAATATCACTTCATAATCTCGGTATTCTTCGAAGTCTAGAATCTTTAACGCGCGCCAAATATTGGGTTCTTGTTCAAATTCCTTTACCGTTTTACGCAGAAACTCAATGCGATGCCATTTCTGATTTTGGCTATATTGATACACTCCAATTGCCAAAGCAACAGCAGTGACAATCAACGCACCCATTAAACTGCCGTTTAGAATCCAGTTCAGGCTCCAGCGAGAATCCACATGCCATAACAGCCGAGTTTGATGGCTGGCATCGCCGCTAAAGGCAGGAGGAACAGGTGCAATAGCGGCCGGAGTCGGTAAGATCGGTGAAATCAATTCGATCGAACTGGTGACAACCAAGGATACCCAAACTACGGTGAAGAATTTCATCCCCATAAGCCTCAGTACGGATCTTGAACGTAACGCCGGATACTAAAAATGTGTTCCGACTCTAGCCTCTGCGGAGAACGACTGAGAAGTGGATGATCCCCCCTACTGGGACAACTCTCGATTGGGCGATCGGGTCGATCTTGTCAGGTATTTTGTTTTAATGAAGAATTGTAACTAGTATGCGCGTTTCTTTATCAGCACTGCTGCATCATGATCGATCGTCCATTTGGTAAACCGCGTCCCCTTTGGCGCGTAATGCTGCTCTCGGCTGTCACAGGTTTGGCTTACTACGGCTATTACAAATGGGTCATTCAGGATGAACTGAGGCAATATAATGGCAAGGGTTGGTCTGGAGCGGTTTGTATTTTGCCGTTTGGTTTCGGCGTGTTAATTCCGCAAGCGTTACGGCTGTTTGATCCAGATGTACCGGGGTGGTTTGGCTGGTTCTCGCTGCTGGGAGTCGGTTGGATTTATATCGTTCAGTTGCGGCTTTATCGCACCGTTAACACCCTCTATCGCGAGGCAGGTTGGAAACCTCCGCTAATGGTTTGGTGGCTTGTGGTGCCTGGTTTGAATTTGATTGTGGGACTCAAGCAAATTCATTGTCTCAGCGAGTATTGGGCCCGCCAGCAGGGTAATGTTATTGAAGACCCAATCGTCAAATTCTTGCCGTTCCTATGTTCCCAAGGTTAAGTATGAACTAGTCAACTGGTGCGATCGCCTTCATTTGCCCTTTCCAAGCGTTTAGGCTGACGATGACGCCAATAAAGCGCAATACTTGCGCCCAACACAGATATGGCACATAGTACATGCACCACATTAAACGGTGTGCCCGGAAAAAACCAGGAGTCTGTGCGCAAAAACTCGATAAAAAACCGACCAAAGGGATACCAAATTAAATACAGCAGGGTGATATCGCCATCCCGCAACGGCGATCGAAACCGACGCGAGATCCAGAAAATGAGACCAAAACCAATCAAATTCCACAGCGATTCATACAAAAACAGCGGATGAAAACGGGTACTGTCGGGATATTGAGCGAGGTCGTTGTAGGGTGGAATTCGGTGGGGACGATCGATGCGCAGCCCCCAGGGCAAGGTAGTGGGTGGGCCATACAGTTCTTGATTAATAAAATTCCCCCACCGTCCGATCGCCTGTGATAGGGGCAGCGCTAGGGTAATGGCATCCAAAAAGACCAAGGGGGGCAGGCGGCGAACCCGGGTATATAACCATAGGGCAATCCCACCAAAAATGAACGCTCCAAAAATATGAATCCCCCCTGTCCAGATTTTGAAAATGTCCAAGGGGTTCTCAAGATAGTGACCAAACCCGTCTGCTGTCCGCGGAGACTGAATAAACACATAATAGAGCCGCGCCCCAATAAAGGCGGGAATCAGCACCCAAAACAACATGTCCCAAAAATCATCCGCTTTTTGCCCTCGTCGCTCTACCTCACGACTTGCAATCAACGCCCCCACCAGTACGGCGGTGGCCATCAGCAATCCATACCAACGTAGGGCGATCGGGCCAAATTCAAAAATGATTGGGTCAACAGGAGGATACATAGAGATTACAGGAAAGTGAGGGATGCAATGTAAGGATAAAGAATGCAGGTTAAAGGATAACAAGAACAAGCCTGAGGTTTTAGCCGTTATATGTTGCCTTTGGCCGGTTAACTTGGTCTTTTCCCACTAATCCTCTAAGTATCCTAGATCGCGCAAACGCCGCTGCACTTCTGGATCGTCAAATCCAGGAGCGCGGGTGGTTCCGGCAGTAGCTCCTACCAATCGATCGGACTGACCGGCAAAGACTTGAAGACATTCCTGTAAAGCTTCCACGTTTTCGGGCAGGATGTCACTGAGGTTCAGACTTTCTTGGGGGTCTTCGTAGACATCGTACAGTTCCAAAAACCGATCGCCTGTTTCAATGAGTTTGTGATTGCCAATCCAAACAGCACGACGGGGGACATCACAAGCTCGATCGCGAATTAATTCAGGCTGACGCTTTAACAGTAAATTCAAAACATTCTGCGGCGGAATCGCTTCCGAAAACACCTGACGCTGGATTCGCTCGGTGGTTGGGCTATGCACCAAGCTTTGGGCCGTTTCGGCTTCGTCACTCAGTCCAGCAGCGGTCAACACTGTGTGAAATAAATGACAGGTAGACACAACCGTCTCTACAGCCGTCTTACGCGGCAGATGATTATACGGATCGCGAATAATTAGCGGCACTTGCACCAGTTCGTTGTACAACGTCAGCGAATGTCCAATGAACTGCTTTTCTCCTAAATGCTCGCCGTGATCCGAGCACAAAATCACCAGCGTTTCATCTAACACCCCTGCTTGTTCAAGTCGGCTAAAGAATGTGCCAACTTGTTCATCTTGATAGGCCACTTCTGCATCATACATCCCATCGAGAGCAGCTTTTTGTGGCTCATCCAGCGCCCCTGCCAACGGCGCCAACCAGCCATAGACATCGCTATTAAAGCGACGTAAATAATGCTGAGCCGATCGATCGCGCAACACATGGGGCGCAAATCTCTCCATATATCGACGCGGCGGGTGATAGGGCATATGGGTTCCCATCAAGTTAATGAACGTAAAGATTGGTTGATCGGCATCGACACCTTTCCGATGGATCAACAATTGCGCAGCATCATCAAGGGATTTCACAGTATTTCCTTTAAAGCTGAGAGCGGTCTGCCACAGTGGCAGCATCAAAGGCGTGAAGGAAAGTTCCAGTAGTGCTTCAGAGCGAGCAAAGGAATCTTGCACTTGATTCAAGAGTTTGGCTAATAGCTGCTTAAATCCTTGACGATAGCGATCGAGTAATCCTGAAGGAACACCGGCTTGATTAGGATGGGAGGTTAGCAAACCGCTGTAGTTAAGGAAACTGTAGAAACCACGTCGCAGTCCATTGTTGATCACCCCTACTAGTGGGTTGTTGCAAAATCCTGCCGTAAAATAGCCACCCGCTTTCAGCCTTTCTGCCAAGGTGGGAAGATCGGCCGGCAAAGTTGAGTAGGATTGCACCGTTTGATGCACCGATGGATATACTCCGGTGAACATAGACGCATGAGAGGGAATGGTCCACTGGGCCGGAGCAATGGCGCGTTCAAATACCGTCGCGTCCTCGGCTAGGGCATCGATGTGGGGCGATGTGGGCAACGGGTAGCCATAGCAGGAGAGGCGATCGGCGCGTTGCGTATCCAGAACGAGGAAAATAATATTGGGACGACGGTTCACCATAACAAAACTCGAAATGAGGGAGCAAGAGGGCTGGCAAACTGCGAAGCAGGGCTATATCAAATCAATAGCTTGCAGATTGTCCAACGCCTGAAGGTAACTAGTTACTCAGGGTAACAGTTCGAGCGTAGCAACGGAGTAGCCCTCAATAAAACCATCTTTGGGCGGGTCTATCTCTCTCTTTTGCTAGAAGGCAAGATGAAAAAACTAAGAAATGGGATGAAGAAGATGAACAAGAAATGCCAGGAATGAAACGATCGGACACAGACTCTTAAGCGATTGCCTCCCAACTATCCATGCCGCTTGGCAAACTGGGTAGCCTGATAGTATGCAAGGATGACTTACGCTATGCTATGGAACAAAAATCAAACTGTAGCAAACTAAACCATTGTCTGTGAACCACTAACCCGAACATAGGAGATGGGTAGCAGCATGGAAAAGATTGTCCAGGTTCTGTTGTCAAAACCTAGTCACATCTGTCCGATACTATCTGTTAAAGCGCATATTTAGCCACTTCGCTTGGTTTCATCTGGATGCCAACTATGTCTCAAACTGTTCTACAAGATCGAGGGTTTGCTGAAACAAATACCCGGCTAGATGTTGAACTGCGAAAAGTATTCAAGGTCTTTAATGGGGACACTGCCGTGCGCGGCATTGACTTGGATATTCACCAAGGGGAGTTCTTCAGCATTTTGGGGCCATCAGGCTGCGGCAAAACGACGACATTACGGTTAATTGCTGGGTTTGAAGAACCAACGGGTGGAGAAGTGTTAATTCGGGGGAAATCCATGATGCATGTGCCCCCCTATCGGCGCCCTGTGAACACCGTGTTTCAAAGCTATGCCCTATTTAATCATCTCACGGTCTGGGAGAACGTTGCCTTCGGGTTACGCTTGAAAAAATGTAGCAAAGCTGAAGTTCAAGAACGGGTGGCTAATGCATTGCAGTTGGTGAAGATGGACGCATTTGTTCGCCGCTATCCTGCTCAGCTTTCAGGAGGGCAACAGCAACGGGTAGCTTTGGCGCGAGCGCTGGTCAATCGTCCGGCAGTAGTTTTGCTAGATGAACCCTTAGGAGCACTCGATCTGAAGCTACGCAAAGAGATGCAGGTGGAGCTTTCTAATTTGCATCAGGAATTGGGCGTGACGTTTGTGATGGTGACACACGATCAAGAAGAAGCCCTGAGTTTGTCCGATCGCATTGCGGTGATGAATATGGGCAAAATTGAGCAAATCGGCACGCCCAGTGAAATTTACGAATCGCCCAAAACTCCATTTGTAGCAGACTTCATTGGGGATACCAACTTGTTTCAAGGGCGCGTGGAAGCGACTCAGACCTCGGCGTTGCAGGTTGTTACCCAAAATGGACTCAAGATGTGGGTCAAACTTCAAGACACGTGGAATGGCTCGCTTCCCAGTGAAGTGGTGATTAGCGTTCGTCCGGAAAAGATTCAGGTAGGGACAACTTCAACGACAGACGCCATTAATGCCTATGAGGGTACGCTCAAGCATGTGATGTATTTAGGAACCCATGTGCACTATGTGGTTGAACTGCTGACCGGCGATCGCCTGACGGTGCTGCAACCCAATCGTTCAGAGGCATTGCCACTCCATGCACCCGTTCAGGTTTATTGGGCAGCCAACGATTGTTTAGCTCTGACCACCTAGATGTGTTGAAGTTTGTTGATTAGGAGAAATCTATGCCTCCCCAAAATCCTCGGATATCTCGATGGCGTCAGGGCCGAGCGTCTACTGGAGCAGTATTCACCCGACGACGATTTATTCAGGCTTCGGCCGCGGCCGCTTCTGGAGTCGCGCTCTCGAATTGTGCCCGCAATCTGTCAAATAATCAAACCCAAGCTCCTCCCACTAGTAGCCCCACGGCTGCTGACCCTAATACCCTCTATGTCTATACATGGGCGAATTACACCGATGATGAACTAATCCAAACCTTTCAAGACCAAACGGGTGTGCGGGTGGTAGTGGATCTATACGACTCGAATGAAACCATGTTAGCCAAGCTAGAAGCAGGCGGAGGCAGTCAATACAGCGTGGTATATCCTTCGGACTATGCCGTTACGCAAATGCTAGAGAGCAATCTGCTGGCAGAACTGGATCAATCGCAGTTACAAGGATTAAACAACTTACGCGAACCCTGGCAGAACCCCAGCTATGATCCTGGTAATGCCCATAGTATTCCAACGACGTGGGGCACAACTGGGCTAGCGTATAACCCTGAGACATTGGGAACTGATATTCAAGGCTGGGATTATTTGTTTGACAATGTTGACTCGCTCAGCCGTCAAGTTACCCTACTCAACGATGTGCGCGAGGTATTTGGGGCAATTTTGATGCACTTGGGCTACTCGCTCAACTCGACCAACCCGGCTGAAATTGAAGAAGCTTACCAAGCACTGGTGCAACTGAGACCAACGATCGCCTCTTTCCTCACCAACGGTTGGGAAGATCAGTTGGCCAGCGGCGATTTCT
This genomic interval carries:
- a CDS encoding lipase family protein produces the protein MKFFTVVWVSLVVTSSIELISPILPTPAAIAPVPPAFSGDASHQTRLLWHVDSRWSLNWILNGSLMGALIVTAVALAIGVYQYSQNQKWHRIEFLRKTVKEFEQEPNIWRALKILDFEEYRDYEVILGNKQVVFQVTNELLCAALASHKERIIRKQEIDALKATGCLTEEELERYQIETTLRDWFNQLLNGLEHFGYFVESGLFTVNEIRPWMIYWIRLIADRHYKRPGASKFYDQLYNYIHEYGFAGVIQLFERFGYRILPTPYQEDDFKKLDDAFQKRQAAHSMHLSFGAIVGMYPCSRSIDRHLIQMALSLAKAAYLIYQDETYVDEITHQRWRIGTDSSQYFDEAKRDTQAFLFRTDSCIVLAFRGSQERKDWHTNFKFKLKNFACHQSMEPLDEDTTPPIGMVHSGFQAAWNTIETPIIQQIRLWNADRSAPLPLFITGHSLGGALATVAAASLVKRKHLNIQGVYTFGQPRVGDLVFVFDVGQALKGKVFRFVNNNDIVPHVPLPYSFWNPLRIYAHLGQLLYFNTRGQLILQPNAIVWLVDRAIGLLRDVLEPGFDMVNDHRLEFYITNLEKALAATQEQE
- the lgt gene encoding prolipoprotein diacylglyceryl transferase, which encodes MYPPVDPIIFEFGPIALRWYGLLMATAVLVGALIASREVERRGQKADDFWDMLFWVLIPAFIGARLYYVFIQSPRTADGFGHYLENPLDIFKIWTGGIHIFGAFIFGGIALWLYTRVRRLPPLVFLDAITLALPLSQAIGRWGNFINQELYGPPTTLPWGLRIDRPHRIPPYNDLAQYPDSTRFHPLFLYESLWNLIGFGLIFWISRRFRSPLRDGDITLLYLIWYPFGRFFIEFLRTDSWFFPGTPFNVVHVLCAISVLGASIALYWRHRQPKRLERANEGDRTS
- a CDS encoding sulfatase, translated to MVNRRPNIIFLVLDTQRADRLSCYGYPLPTSPHIDALAEDATVFERAIAPAQWTIPSHASMFTGVYPSVHQTVQSYSTLPADLPTLAERLKAGGYFTAGFCNNPLVGVINNGLRRGFYSFLNYSGLLTSHPNQAGVPSGLLDRYRQGFKQLLAKLLNQVQDSFARSEALLELSFTPLMLPLWQTALSFKGNTVKSLDDAAQLLIHRKGVDADQPIFTFINLMGTHMPYHPPRRYMERFAPHVLRDRSAQHYLRRFNSDVYGWLAPLAGALDEPQKAALDGMYDAEVAYQDEQVGTFFSRLEQAGVLDETLVILCSDHGEHLGEKQFIGHSLTLYNELVQVPLIIRDPYNHLPRKTAVETVVSTCHLFHTVLTAAGLSDEAETAQSLVHSPTTERIQRQVFSEAIPPQNVLNLLLKRQPELIRDRACDVPRRAVWIGNHKLIETGDRFLELYDVYEDPQESLNLSDILPENVEALQECLQVFAGQSDRLVGATAGTTRAPGFDDPEVQRRLRDLGYLED
- a CDS encoding ABC transporter ATP-binding protein, which encodes MSQTVLQDRGFAETNTRLDVELRKVFKVFNGDTAVRGIDLDIHQGEFFSILGPSGCGKTTTLRLIAGFEEPTGGEVLIRGKSMMHVPPYRRPVNTVFQSYALFNHLTVWENVAFGLRLKKCSKAEVQERVANALQLVKMDAFVRRYPAQLSGGQQQRVALARALVNRPAVVLLDEPLGALDLKLRKEMQVELSNLHQELGVTFVMVTHDQEEALSLSDRIAVMNMGKIEQIGTPSEIYESPKTPFVADFIGDTNLFQGRVEATQTSALQVVTQNGLKMWVKLQDTWNGSLPSEVVISVRPEKIQVGTTSTTDAINAYEGTLKHVMYLGTHVHYVVELLTGDRLTVLQPNRSEALPLHAPVQVYWAANDCLALTT
- a CDS encoding ABC transporter substrate-binding protein, which translates into the protein MPPQNPRISRWRQGRASTGAVFTRRRFIQASAAAASGVALSNCARNLSNNQTQAPPTSSPTAADPNTLYVYTWANYTDDELIQTFQDQTGVRVVVDLYDSNETMLAKLEAGGGSQYSVVYPSDYAVTQMLESNLLAELDQSQLQGLNNLREPWQNPSYDPGNAHSIPTTWGTTGLAYNPETLGTDIQGWDYLFDNVDSLSRQVTLLNDVREVFGAILMHLGYSLNSTNPAEIEEAYQALVQLRPTIASFLTNGWEDQLASGDFSISMAYSTDAIALIDDAPELTYIVPESGSSIWTDTMAILKTAPNPDAAYAWINYILTPENSAKLAERLKFATPNKAAFELLPADQQQNKNLYPPEAVVAKGEGVTNVAPEIAALYDRYWTQLTSS